Proteins encoded in a region of the Frondihabitans sp. 762G35 genome:
- a CDS encoding DUF4229 domain-containing protein, whose translation MKATILYTLSRVGTFAVLFLLLRLLTFTVPVAAIVAAVLAFVLSYLFFGRLRSGVAETIARRRAAPERDDDADEEDAALDGSPRVARPARRQAPAEDD comes from the coding sequence GTGAAAGCCACGATCCTCTACACGCTCTCCCGGGTGGGCACCTTCGCGGTGCTGTTCCTGCTGCTCCGCCTCCTCACCTTCACGGTGCCGGTGGCGGCCATCGTCGCGGCCGTGCTGGCGTTCGTGCTCTCGTACCTGTTCTTCGGCCGGCTCCGCTCGGGCGTCGCCGAGACGATCGCCCGCCGCCGGGCCGCACCCGAGCGCGACGACGACGCCGACGAGGAGGACGCCGCTCTCGACGGCTCGCCCCGGGTCGCCCGTCCGGCGCGGCGCCAGGCTCCCGCCGAGGACGACTGA
- a CDS encoding 1,4-dihydroxy-2-naphthoate polyprenyltransferase, with protein MAKTKTKSTRKPGRPGGRPGRPEVRPATASDWISGARPRTLTLAVAPVVLGSASAFEQHDFQPVLAVLCLVVALFLQIGVNYANDYSDGIRGTDKYRVGPARLTGAGVANPKTVRTVAFVSFGVAAAAGIAVIVLSHFWWLALVGVASVVAAWFYTGGKRPYGYNALGEVFVFVFFGLVATVGTSYVQSGSLTYPTGLVAAVMIGLFSCAVLMVNNIRDIEQDALAGKRTLAVVLGQRGARVVYALFLMLPYVLLVYFVVFTFGGGYPYFTLLLTLPALVIGVTAKTAPELILALKLSSFGALAFSLALAAVIFFLP; from the coding sequence GTGGCGAAGACCAAGACGAAAAGCACCAGGAAGCCGGGCCGACCCGGAGGCCGACCGGGTCGACCGGAGGTCCGTCCGGCGACGGCCTCCGACTGGATCAGCGGTGCCCGCCCGCGCACCCTGACCCTCGCGGTGGCGCCGGTCGTCCTCGGCAGCGCCTCGGCCTTCGAGCAGCACGACTTCCAGCCCGTGCTGGCCGTCCTCTGCCTCGTGGTCGCGCTCTTCCTGCAGATCGGCGTCAACTACGCCAACGACTACTCGGACGGCATCCGCGGCACCGACAAGTACCGCGTCGGTCCCGCCCGCCTCACCGGAGCGGGCGTCGCGAACCCGAAGACGGTCCGCACGGTGGCGTTCGTGTCGTTCGGCGTCGCCGCAGCGGCCGGTATCGCCGTCATCGTCCTCAGCCACTTCTGGTGGCTGGCCCTCGTCGGAGTCGCCAGCGTCGTCGCCGCGTGGTTCTACACCGGCGGTAAGCGCCCCTACGGCTACAACGCCCTCGGCGAGGTCTTCGTCTTCGTCTTCTTCGGGCTCGTCGCGACCGTCGGCACCAGCTACGTCCAGTCGGGGTCGCTGACCTACCCGACGGGTCTCGTGGCGGCCGTCATGATCGGCCTGTTCTCCTGCGCCGTGCTGATGGTCAACAACATCCGCGACATCGAGCAGGATGCCCTGGCCGGCAAGCGGACGCTGGCCGTCGTCCTCGGGCAGCGCGGTGCGCGCGTGGTCTACGCGCTCTTCCTGATGCTGCCGTACGTGCTGCTCGTCTACTTCGTCGTGTTCACGTTCGGGGGCGGCTACCCCTACTTCACGCTGCTGCTGACGCTTCCGGCGCTCGTCATCGGCGTGACGGCCAAGACGGCTCCGGAACTCATCCTCGCGCTCAAGCTGTCATCGTTCGGAGCGCTGGCGTTCTCGCTGGCGCTCGCCGCGGTGATCTTCTTCCTGCCGTAG
- a CDS encoding AMP-binding protein: MTHPLVAVDARSPGAVLEALRDALSGGDAVNPRVDGDVPSDLPSRVEKRIALVIETSGSTGRSKRVALSAGALLAGAAAADQALAGPGQWVLALPAHYVAGTNVLVRSLATETAPELLPVGHFSAAAFFAAADRLDAPVRYTSLVPAQLTTVLDAARPGTEEDRILRRFDAILVGGQATPASLLARAQESGARVVRTYGSSETSGGCVYDGVPVGRTRATVVDGQLELTGPTLAEYYLGDPERTEAAFVVRDGTRWYRTGDAGEVDVDGRVTVTGRLDDVIVSGGEKVSLGVVERVVQGFPGLAGAVVVRAPHARWGEVPVVALARDTAEEPPGLDALRASVVEVAGRAAAPDRLLVVDALPLLPSGKPDRVALTRLAAEASSPAP; encoded by the coding sequence ATGACCCACCCGCTCGTCGCCGTCGACGCCCGCTCGCCCGGCGCCGTCCTCGAAGCCCTGCGCGATGCCCTCTCCGGAGGCGACGCCGTCAACCCGCGGGTCGACGGCGACGTGCCGTCCGACCTTCCCTCCCGGGTGGAGAAGCGGATCGCCCTCGTCATCGAGACGAGCGGCTCGACCGGGCGCTCGAAGCGCGTGGCCCTCTCCGCAGGAGCCCTCCTGGCGGGAGCCGCCGCCGCCGACCAGGCCCTGGCGGGCCCGGGCCAGTGGGTCCTCGCCCTCCCTGCGCACTACGTCGCCGGCACGAACGTCCTCGTCCGCTCCCTCGCCACCGAGACGGCGCCGGAGCTGCTGCCCGTGGGGCACTTCTCGGCCGCGGCGTTCTTCGCGGCGGCCGACCGGCTCGACGCGCCGGTGCGGTACACGTCGCTCGTCCCGGCGCAGCTCACCACCGTGCTCGACGCGGCGCGGCCCGGAACGGAAGAGGACCGGATCCTGCGCCGCTTCGACGCGATCCTCGTGGGCGGCCAGGCGACGCCGGCGTCGCTGCTGGCGCGCGCGCAGGAGTCGGGGGCCCGGGTGGTCCGCACCTACGGCTCGAGCGAGACCAGCGGCGGCTGCGTCTACGACGGCGTGCCCGTGGGGCGCACCCGCGCGACCGTGGTCGACGGGCAGCTCGAACTCACCGGCCCGACGCTGGCGGAGTACTACCTCGGCGATCCGGAGCGCACCGAGGCGGCCTTCGTCGTCCGCGACGGCACCCGGTGGTACCGCACCGGCGACGCGGGCGAGGTCGACGTCGACGGGCGCGTGACCGTGACGGGGCGTCTCGACGACGTCATCGTCTCCGGCGGCGAGAAGGTGTCGCTCGGCGTCGTCGAGCGCGTGGTTCAGGGGTTCCCTGGCCTCGCGGGCGCCGTCGTCGTCCGGGCGCCGCACGCGCGCTGGGGCGAGGTGCCCGTGGTGGCGCTCGCGCGCGACACCGCCGAGGAGCCGCCGGGTCTCGACGCCCTGCGCGCGTCCGTCGTCGAGGTGGCCGGCCGCGCCGCGGCTCCCGATCGCCTCCTCGTCGTCGACGCCCTGCCGCTCCTGCCGTCCGGGAAGCCCGACCGGGTCGCCCTCACGAGGCTGGCGGCGGAAGCGTCGAGCCCGGCCCCGTAG
- a CDS encoding 1,4-dihydroxy-2-naphthoyl-CoA synthase, giving the protein MAEGVSDLFDPSEWREASGAGELTDITYHHDVRGQVARIAFDRPEVRNAFRPQTVDELYRALDDARMNPRIGVVLLTGNGPSAKDGGWAFCSGGDQRIRGRDGYKYSETENAVNDPGRAGRLHILEVQRLIRTMPKVVIAVVPGWAAGGGHSLHAVCDLTIASREHGKFKQTDADVGSFDGGYGSAYYARQIGQKLAREVFFLAEEYSAQRAYEMGAVNAVVDHAELEVEALRWARIVMTKSPTSIRMLKFAFNAVDDGLVGQQVFAGEATRLAYGTDEAVEGRDSFLQKREPDWSPYPWQF; this is encoded by the coding sequence ATGGCTGAAGGCGTATCCGACCTGTTCGATCCGAGCGAGTGGCGCGAGGCCTCCGGAGCGGGTGAGCTCACCGACATCACCTACCACCACGACGTCCGCGGGCAGGTGGCTCGCATCGCCTTCGACCGGCCCGAGGTCCGGAACGCCTTCCGTCCGCAGACGGTCGACGAGCTCTACCGTGCGCTCGATGACGCGCGGATGAACCCGCGGATCGGCGTCGTGCTCCTCACCGGCAACGGGCCGAGCGCCAAGGACGGCGGCTGGGCGTTCTGCAGCGGGGGAGACCAGCGGATCCGCGGTCGCGACGGCTACAAGTACTCCGAGACCGAGAACGCGGTGAACGACCCGGGTCGTGCGGGTCGCCTGCACATCCTCGAGGTGCAGCGCCTCATCCGGACCATGCCGAAGGTCGTCATCGCCGTCGTGCCCGGCTGGGCGGCCGGGGGCGGGCACTCGCTCCACGCCGTCTGCGACCTCACGATCGCGAGCCGGGAGCACGGGAAGTTCAAGCAGACCGACGCCGACGTCGGCTCCTTCGACGGCGGCTACGGGAGCGCCTACTACGCGCGCCAGATCGGGCAGAAGCTCGCGCGCGAGGTCTTCTTCCTCGCCGAGGAGTACTCCGCGCAGCGGGCCTACGAGATGGGCGCGGTCAACGCGGTCGTCGACCACGCGGAGCTCGAGGTCGAGGCCCTGCGCTGGGCGCGGATCGTCATGACCAAGTCGCCCACGAGCATCCGGATGCTGAAATTCGCCTTCAACGCCGTCGACGACGGGCTCGTCGGCCAGCAGGTCTTCGCCGGAGAGGCCACACGCCTCGCCTACGGGACGGACGAGGCCGTCGAGGGCCGCGACTCCTTCCTCCAGAAGCGCGAGCCCGACTGGTCGCCCTACCCCTGGCAGTTCTGA
- a CDS encoding o-succinylbenzoate synthase, protein MLLPPLDDLLRDAHVVRLPLRNRFRGVDAREALLVEGPRGWTEFSPFVEYEADEAAAWLAAAVDFGWGDEVAPLRDRIEVNATLPAVDADLVPTILDRYPGCRTVKVKVAERGQTLADDVARVRAARAWVGDRGRVRVDANTNWSVDEAQEALTALAPFALEYAEQPCRTVPELAELRARLRDAGLDLPIAADESVRRAADPLAVARAGAADLLVVKAQPLGGVATAVRLVRDARLPAVVSSAIDTSVGLAMGAHLAAALPELAHACGLGTAAMLVADVTREPLLPVDGAIEVRRVEADVDLLREHAAPADRRDWWVERTRACYGVLAAR, encoded by the coding sequence ATGCTCCTGCCCCCTCTCGACGACCTCCTCCGCGACGCCCACGTGGTGCGGTTGCCGCTCCGCAACCGGTTCCGCGGGGTCGATGCGCGCGAGGCCCTCCTCGTCGAGGGACCGCGCGGCTGGACCGAGTTCAGCCCCTTCGTCGAGTACGAGGCCGACGAGGCCGCGGCCTGGCTCGCCGCCGCCGTCGACTTCGGCTGGGGAGACGAGGTCGCCCCGCTCCGCGATCGCATCGAGGTGAACGCGACCCTCCCGGCCGTCGACGCCGACCTCGTCCCGACGATCCTCGACCGCTATCCCGGCTGCCGGACCGTCAAGGTCAAGGTCGCCGAGCGTGGCCAGACGCTCGCCGACGACGTCGCCCGGGTGCGGGCCGCCCGCGCGTGGGTCGGAGACCGGGGCCGCGTGCGGGTCGACGCGAACACGAACTGGTCGGTCGACGAGGCGCAGGAGGCCCTGACCGCTCTCGCCCCGTTCGCACTCGAGTACGCCGAGCAGCCGTGCCGAACGGTTCCCGAGCTGGCGGAGCTCCGGGCGCGCCTCCGGGATGCCGGGCTCGATCTCCCGATCGCGGCCGACGAGAGCGTCCGCCGGGCGGCGGACCCGCTCGCGGTGGCCCGCGCCGGAGCGGCCGACCTGCTCGTGGTCAAGGCGCAGCCGCTCGGGGGCGTCGCGACCGCCGTCCGACTGGTGCGGGACGCCCGGCTGCCCGCCGTGGTGTCGAGCGCGATCGACACCTCGGTCGGGCTCGCCATGGGCGCCCACCTCGCGGCGGCGCTGCCGGAGCTGGCGCACGCCTGCGGGCTCGGCACGGCTGCCATGCTGGTGGCCGACGTCACGCGGGAGCCGCTGCTGCCGGTCGACGGGGCGATCGAGGTGCGGCGCGTGGAGGCCGACGTCGACCTGCTGCGCGAGCACGCGGCTCCTGCGGACCGCCGGGACTGGTGGGTGGAGCGGACCCGCGCCTGCTACGGCGTGCTCGCCGCCCGATAA
- the ccsB gene encoding c-type cytochrome biogenesis protein CcsB translates to MTPAELSTYCLYAAYSAMAIYVISFVAFALDLAKRSGDAQIAATAALRAKTRGVVSGRAGGSGVAVLERTDVDTGADAPRRSSTFERLGFSMMALGLVVHIVAVVLRGLAADRVPWANMFEFGLTGTALIVAVYLLVNLFVNVRYLGAYVQGLNLVLLGVAVVNFYVPVSPLVPALQSAWLVIHVFVACLGTAFFAIAAGLSAAQIIQVRREASKAAGLKLFDTLPGAERLEDLAYRIALVGFVLWTFTLIAGAIWAEKAWGRYWGWDTKEVWTFIIWVIYAGYIHARATRGWRGARSSWLSLVGFAAVMFNFSVVNLFFKGLHAYSGM, encoded by the coding sequence GTGACTCCTGCAGAGCTCTCCACCTACTGCCTCTATGCCGCGTATTCGGCGATGGCGATCTACGTGATCTCGTTCGTCGCGTTCGCCCTCGATCTCGCCAAGCGCTCCGGCGACGCACAGATCGCCGCGACCGCCGCCCTCCGTGCCAAGACGCGCGGCGTGGTCTCCGGGCGGGCAGGAGGCTCGGGCGTCGCCGTCCTCGAGCGCACCGACGTCGACACCGGCGCCGACGCCCCGCGCCGCTCCTCCACCTTCGAGCGCCTCGGTTTCTCGATGATGGCCCTCGGCCTCGTGGTCCACATCGTCGCCGTGGTCCTCCGCGGGCTCGCGGCCGACCGGGTGCCGTGGGCCAACATGTTCGAGTTCGGTCTGACGGGCACCGCCCTGATCGTCGCCGTCTACCTGCTCGTCAACCTCTTCGTCAACGTTCGGTACCTCGGCGCCTACGTCCAGGGCCTCAACCTCGTCCTGCTCGGCGTGGCCGTCGTGAACTTCTACGTGCCGGTGAGCCCGCTCGTCCCGGCTCTGCAGTCGGCCTGGCTCGTCATCCACGTCTTCGTCGCGTGCCTCGGCACCGCGTTCTTCGCCATCGCGGCGGGCCTCTCGGCCGCGCAGATCATCCAGGTCCGTCGCGAGGCGTCGAAGGCCGCCGGCCTCAAGCTCTTCGACACGCTCCCGGGCGCCGAGCGTCTCGAGGACCTCGCCTACCGCATCGCCCTCGTCGGCTTCGTCCTCTGGACGTTCACGCTCATCGCGGGTGCCATCTGGGCCGAGAAGGCCTGGGGTCGGTACTGGGGCTGGGACACCAAAGAGGTCTGGACCTTCATCATCTGGGTCATCTACGCCGGCTACATCCACGCCAGGGCGACGCGCGGCTGGCGCGGTGCCCGGTCGAGCTGGCTGTCGCTCGTCGGCTTCGCCGCGGTCATGTTCAACTTCTCCGTGGTCAACCTGTTCTTCAAGGGTCTGCACGCCTACTCGGGCATGTAG
- the resB gene encoding cytochrome c biogenesis protein ResB, which yields MAPSSDTPKNGPAAGRPDDAIAEARTDRPDDHIEASGDPDPAITQPRLGPIGYARFFWRQLTSMRTALFLLMLLAIAAIPGSLVPQRTSDPNGVVQYKTDHPQLYPFLDHLGLFDTYSTPWFSAVYLLLFISLIGCIIPRTKHHFDALRARPPKTPVRLSRLVGFQAHDVAVDPESSSSPVTAQSAIAAAKAQLRRAGYRTEVYGDSVSAERGYLRETGNLVFHTALLGVLITVGIGGGFGYTGQRVVVEGQSFSNVLGSYDSFNPGRFFNSAQLAPYNLKVDSFTAKYDSSRTSARGTPIDYTADVTTQMQGGSPENKTIKVNSPLYIGGTNVYLLGNGYAVDVTVRDGKGNIALKDSIPFLPQDSNNTSIGVIKVPDASPSQLGMIGFFYPSAEKLASGALASNFPDTLNPVLSLNVFSGDLGLNDGVPKSVYALDTDGLTPIAGTDKKALEKSIELKPGQTVDLPNGLGSIEFNGVKRFASLDIHHDPSQIWVLVFAILIVLGLLTGLFIPRRRVWVKAVEGPDGLRLEYAGLARGEDPNLERAVGDLAKRHLTALGASPASNRRKVSA from the coding sequence ATGGCACCGTCGTCTGACACCCCGAAGAACGGTCCCGCCGCAGGCAGGCCCGACGACGCGATCGCCGAGGCACGGACCGACCGGCCCGACGACCACATCGAGGCCTCGGGCGACCCGGATCCTGCGATCACCCAGCCCCGGCTGGGCCCGATCGGCTACGCGCGGTTCTTCTGGCGGCAGCTGACGAGCATGCGCACGGCGCTGTTCCTGCTGATGCTGCTGGCCATCGCCGCCATCCCCGGGTCGCTGGTGCCCCAGCGAACCTCCGACCCGAACGGCGTCGTCCAGTACAAGACGGACCACCCGCAGCTCTACCCGTTCCTCGACCACCTCGGACTGTTCGACACCTACTCGACGCCGTGGTTCTCGGCGGTCTACCTCCTCCTCTTCATCTCCCTCATCGGCTGCATCATCCCGCGCACGAAGCACCACTTCGACGCGCTCCGCGCCCGCCCGCCGAAGACGCCGGTGCGCCTGTCGCGCCTCGTCGGGTTCCAGGCGCACGACGTCGCGGTCGACCCGGAGTCGTCGTCCTCACCCGTGACCGCGCAGTCGGCCATCGCAGCGGCGAAGGCGCAGCTCCGGCGGGCCGGCTACCGCACGGAGGTCTACGGCGACTCGGTGAGCGCCGAGCGCGGCTACCTCCGCGAGACGGGCAACCTCGTCTTCCACACCGCCCTCCTCGGAGTGTTGATCACCGTCGGCATCGGCGGCGGCTTCGGCTACACGGGACAGCGCGTCGTGGTCGAGGGCCAGTCGTTCTCGAACGTCCTCGGCTCGTACGACTCGTTCAACCCGGGTCGGTTCTTCAACTCGGCGCAGCTCGCGCCCTACAACCTCAAGGTCGACTCGTTCACGGCGAAGTACGACTCGAGCAGGACGTCGGCCCGCGGCACCCCGATCGACTACACGGCCGACGTGACCACCCAGATGCAGGGCGGCTCGCCGGAGAACAAGACCATCAAGGTCAACTCCCCGCTCTACATCGGCGGCACCAACGTCTACCTGCTCGGCAACGGCTACGCCGTCGACGTCACGGTGCGCGACGGCAAGGGCAACATCGCCCTCAAGGACTCCATCCCGTTCCTGCCGCAGGACAGCAACAACACCTCCATCGGCGTCATCAAGGTGCCAGACGCGAGCCCGAGCCAGCTCGGCATGATCGGGTTCTTCTATCCGTCGGCGGAGAAGCTCGCCTCGGGCGCTCTCGCGTCGAACTTCCCCGACACCCTGAACCCGGTGCTCAGCCTCAACGTCTTCTCCGGTGACCTCGGGCTCAACGACGGCGTGCCGAAGTCCGTCTACGCGCTCGACACCGACGGTCTCACCCCGATCGCGGGCACCGACAAGAAGGCCCTCGAGAAGTCGATCGAGCTGAAGCCGGGGCAGACGGTCGACCTGCCGAACGGACTCGGCTCCATCGAGTTCAACGGCGTGAAGCGCTTCGCGTCGCTCGACATCCACCACGACCCCTCGCAGATCTGGGTGCTGGTCTTCGCCATCCTCATCGTCCTCGGCCTCCTGACCGGCCTCTTCATCCCGCGCCGCCGCGTCTGGGTGAAGGCGGTCGAGGGCCCGGACGGTCTCCGCCTGGAGTACGCGGGCCTCGCCCGGGGCGAGGATCCCAACCTCGAACGAGCCGTGGGTGACTTGGCGAAAAGACATCTCACCGCTCTCGGAGCGAGCCCCGCCTCCAATCGACGTAAGGTAAGCGCGTGA
- a CDS encoding cytochrome c biogenesis CcdA family protein: MLVALPVALLAGILSFVSPCVLPLVPGYLGYVGGLTGTAQDARGKRRDRVRVLLGVLLFILGFTVVFVAFNTAAGVLGSFFLEWRGLITRILGVVVILMGLVFIGNFPLFQRTSKLRISPKTGLIGAPLLGIVFGLGWSPCLGPTLAAITALSYNSGSAWQGFVLGLFYCLGLGVPFLLVALGLGWMSRSIAFVKRHIRAVNLLGGSILVLIGVLMVAGVWTDLMSRLGAVIATYGTVV, encoded by the coding sequence ATGCTCGTCGCCCTCCCGGTCGCGCTCCTCGCGGGCATCCTGTCGTTCGTGTCGCCCTGCGTCCTGCCCCTCGTGCCCGGCTACCTCGGCTACGTCGGCGGGCTGACCGGCACCGCGCAGGATGCCCGGGGCAAACGCCGCGACCGCGTCCGCGTGCTCCTCGGCGTCCTGCTCTTCATCCTCGGCTTCACGGTCGTCTTCGTCGCGTTCAACACCGCGGCCGGGGTCCTCGGCTCGTTCTTCCTCGAGTGGCGCGGCCTCATCACGCGGATCCTCGGGGTCGTCGTGATCCTGATGGGACTCGTGTTCATCGGCAACTTCCCGCTGTTCCAGCGCACCTCGAAGCTCCGGATCAGCCCGAAGACGGGCCTCATCGGGGCACCGCTGCTGGGGATCGTGTTCGGCCTCGGCTGGAGCCCGTGCCTCGGCCCGACCCTCGCCGCGATCACGGCGCTCTCCTACAATTCGGGCTCGGCCTGGCAGGGCTTCGTGCTCGGTCTCTTCTACTGTCTCGGCCTCGGCGTGCCGTTCCTCCTCGTGGCCCTGGGCCTCGGCTGGATGTCGCGCTCGATCGCCTTCGTCAAGCGGCACATCCGTGCCGTCAACCTGCTGGGAGGCAGCATCCTCGTGCTGATCGGTGTGCTCATGGTCGCCGGGGTCTGGACCGACCTCATGTCTCGTCTCGGGGCGGTGATCGCGACCTATGGCACCGTCGTCTGA
- a CDS encoding TlpA family protein disulfide reductase — MRATPSRLVRLAIVVGVAATALTGCSKDTLAQQYGDGTTKNYVSGDGTVTEIKPADRTKPIEFTSTTDQGKSISRSTYEGKVVVLNFWYASCPPCRIEAPALETLSKKYASQGVQFIGVNVRDEADTSRAFARSFKISYPSVVDTADAKVQLALAGQRGPNATPTTIVLDQKGRVAARVLGEVNENVLDTLVGDTVAEGK; from the coding sequence GTGAGAGCCACCCCGTCCCGTCTCGTCCGCCTCGCCATCGTGGTCGGTGTCGCCGCCACCGCCCTCACCGGCTGCTCGAAAGACACCCTCGCCCAGCAGTACGGAGACGGCACGACGAAGAACTACGTCTCCGGCGACGGCACGGTGACCGAGATCAAGCCCGCCGACCGGACGAAGCCGATCGAGTTCACCTCGACGACCGACCAGGGGAAGAGCATCTCGCGCAGCACCTACGAGGGGAAGGTCGTGGTGCTGAACTTCTGGTACGCGTCGTGCCCGCCCTGCCGCATCGAGGCTCCTGCGCTCGAGACCCTGAGCAAGAAGTACGCGTCGCAGGGAGTGCAGTTCATCGGCGTGAACGTCCGTGACGAGGCCGACACCTCGCGGGCCTTCGCGCGCTCGTTCAAGATCAGCTACCCGTCGGTCGTCGACACCGCCGACGCCAAGGTGCAGCTCGCCCTCGCCGGTCAGCGCGGCCCGAACGCCACGCCCACCACGATCGTCCTCGACCAGAAGGGTCGCGTCGCCGCCCGCGTGCTGGGCGAGGTCAACGAGAACGTCCTCGACACCCTCGTGGGCGACACCGTCGCCGAGGGCAAGTAG
- a CDS encoding histidine phosphatase family protein, whose translation MPASQIHLVRHGEVYNPEGVLYGRIRGFGLSDLGHRMAERAAESLLGEGADVTGLIASPLQRTQESAAPWARATGLEILTDERLIEPTNKFEGRRSTFTKALATPTEWPWIANPLKPSWGEAYVKIAARMLAAVDSAWRSVDAGEVVLVSHQLPIWMVHRSVAGQRLFHDPRHRRCTLSSITTFERRGDAFAEVGYREPAADLRSTAVDRGAV comes from the coding sequence GTGCCCGCGTCCCAGATCCACCTCGTCCGCCACGGCGAGGTGTACAACCCCGAGGGCGTCCTCTACGGGCGCATCCGGGGGTTCGGCCTGAGCGATCTCGGGCACCGGATGGCCGAGCGTGCCGCCGAGAGCCTCCTCGGAGAGGGCGCCGACGTCACCGGGCTCATCGCCAGTCCGCTCCAGCGCACGCAGGAGTCGGCGGCCCCGTGGGCGCGCGCGACCGGCCTCGAGATCCTCACCGACGAGCGCCTGATCGAGCCGACCAACAAGTTCGAGGGGCGACGCTCCACCTTCACGAAGGCCCTCGCGACGCCCACCGAGTGGCCGTGGATCGCGAACCCGCTCAAGCCGAGCTGGGGCGAGGCCTACGTCAAGATCGCGGCGCGGATGCTCGCGGCCGTCGACAGCGCCTGGCGGAGCGTCGACGCCGGCGAGGTCGTCCTCGTCAGCCACCAGCTCCCCATCTGGATGGTGCACCGCAGCGTCGCGGGGCAGCGTCTCTTCCACGACCCGCGTCATCGCCGGTGCACGCTCTCGAGCATCACGACCTTCGAGCGTCGCGGCGACGCGTTCGCCGAGGTCGGCTACCGCGAGCCCGCCGCCGACCTCCGATCCACCGCCGTCGACCGAGGAGCCGTCTGA
- the aspS gene encoding aspartate--tRNA(Asn) ligase: MTTRTLIKSLAAATDGPVSVSGWVETVRDQKKVQFVVLRDETGAVQLVSPRSFDEEGAATATEVSEAISALAQGTFVTVTGELKHDERVKLGGVEIKVASIDVAAPAIAETPIADDSGIDKRMDWRFLDLRVPKNALIFRIQTTLLHAWRSYWYENDFVEIFTPKLMASASESKAELFRIDYFEGSAYLAQSPQFFKQMAQPAGFGRVFEVGPAFRADPSFTSRHATEFTSVDAEISWIRSHEDVMTMHEELLVRGFQAVKDKHGDEIKALFDIDLQVPTAPFPRIPLAEAKEIVASRGYEVPRADDDMDPEGERQIAAHVAETFGHEFVFLTDYAASIRPFYHMRHADDETLTNSYDLIFNGVEISTGAQREHRVDVLTANAVEKGLDPEELSGYLDFFRYGVPAHGGFGMGLARVLMLMLRLPNLRETTYLFRGPTRLEP; encoded by the coding sequence GTGACCACACGCACCCTCATCAAAAGCCTCGCCGCCGCCACCGACGGACCCGTCTCCGTCTCCGGATGGGTCGAGACGGTCCGCGATCAGAAGAAGGTGCAGTTCGTCGTGCTCCGCGACGAGACCGGTGCCGTCCAGCTCGTGTCGCCGAGGAGCTTCGACGAGGAGGGCGCGGCCACGGCGACCGAGGTCTCCGAGGCCATCTCCGCGCTCGCGCAGGGCACGTTCGTGACGGTCACGGGCGAGCTGAAGCACGACGAGCGCGTCAAGCTCGGCGGAGTGGAGATCAAGGTGGCGTCGATCGACGTCGCCGCCCCCGCCATCGCCGAGACGCCGATCGCCGACGACTCAGGCATCGACAAGCGGATGGACTGGCGCTTCCTCGACCTGCGCGTGCCCAAGAACGCCCTCATCTTCCGCATCCAGACGACGCTCCTCCACGCGTGGCGCTCCTACTGGTACGAGAACGACTTCGTCGAGATCTTCACGCCGAAGCTCATGGCGTCCGCGTCCGAGTCGAAGGCCGAGCTGTTCCGCATCGACTACTTCGAAGGCTCCGCGTACCTCGCCCAGAGCCCGCAGTTCTTCAAGCAGATGGCGCAGCCCGCCGGCTTCGGCCGCGTGTTCGAAGTGGGGCCGGCCTTCCGCGCCGACCCGAGCTTCACGAGCCGCCACGCGACCGAGTTCACCTCCGTCGACGCCGAGATAAGCTGGATCCGGTCGCACGAAGACGTGATGACCATGCACGAGGAGCTCCTCGTCCGCGGCTTCCAGGCCGTGAAAGACAAGCACGGCGACGAGATCAAGGCCCTCTTCGACATCGACCTCCAGGTGCCGACGGCGCCGTTCCCGCGCATCCCCCTCGCCGAGGCCAAGGAGATCGTCGCCTCGCGCGGCTACGAGGTGCCCCGCGCCGACGACGACATGGACCCCGAGGGCGAACGACAGATCGCCGCCCACGTGGCCGAGACGTTCGGGCACGAGTTCGTGTTCCTGACCGACTACGCCGCGAGCATCCGGCCGTTTTACCACATGCGTCACGCCGACGACGAGACGCTCACCAACAGCTACGACCTCATCTTCAACGGCGTCGAGATCTCCACGGGCGCCCAGCGCGAGCACCGCGTCGACGTCCTGACGGCCAACGCCGTCGAGAAGGGCCTCGACCCGGAGGAGCTGTCGGGATACCTCGACTTCTTCCGCTACGGCGTCCCGGCGCACGGAGGTTTCGGCATGGGCCTCGCGCGCGTCCTCATGCTGATGCTGCGCCTGCCGAACCTCCGCGAGACGACCTACCTGTTCCGCGGGCCGACGCGCCTCGAGCCGTAG
- a CDS encoding Dabb family protein translates to MTVKHIVIWKVAAADENERAAAIARIQGLLTSLVGQIDTIQSLTVGVNGIWPEKNADVTIVADFADFEGLETYQNDPRHLEVAGEIRALVSERTSIDYEY, encoded by the coding sequence ATGACCGTCAAGCACATCGTCATCTGGAAGGTCGCCGCCGCCGACGAGAACGAGAGGGCCGCGGCGATCGCCCGGATCCAGGGGTTGCTGACCTCGCTCGTCGGCCAGATCGACACCATCCAGAGCCTGACGGTCGGGGTCAACGGCATCTGGCCGGAGAAGAACGCCGACGTGACGATCGTCGCCGACTTCGCCGACTTCGAGGGGCTCGAGACGTATCAGAACGACCCGCGTCACCTCGAGGTCGCGGGGGAGATCCGCGCGCTCGTGAGCGAGCGGACCTCCATCGACTACGAGTACTGA